The following coding sequences lie in one Alicyclobacillus curvatus genomic window:
- a CDS encoding transglycosylase domain-containing protein, giving the protein MTKKKPARPGKPASSSRSGRNGSARSGKAAASQRKFSKYLIRVLLLFVAATAIFVGVFTALVELTPFDASKLTPSNTPTVIYDKYGHQYATIAAPGGSDVPYSDIPQNLQNAVVATEDHTFWNSSSINVKGILRAAFVDLWSGHLAQGGSTIQEQLAKIVYLTDKKTFSRKFNQILLGVQINRYFSKQDILAMYLNRVYLGEGTTGVKEAALKYFGIDLSKSPHKLTLAQAALLAGLPQAPSAYDPLQHPHAAMTRRNQVLENMAKYGYITEATAKATEKLPLGVSSHPLPGDIWTQHPLFAQFLMDYADKNGINSQLLTQGGLKVYTTIDPQVESAIEQVFQHGSHFATPVNGEPVPAAAVFVDPSTGGIIGAAGARNATAARGLDRAYENAQPGSSIKPILEYGPAIENGTITPNSILDNQPHNFGGGYFPHNDEPNQPTQVTARYALAHSENVAAVSLLQKIGIPTGVRFAEQDGIQFTAKDQTHLGIAIGGMQNGVNAVQMAQAYEAFDNQGIQQQAHLISRIVNPTGQEIYAFHPAAKRIMSPQTAATMTSMMQDVVYYGTGTGAAVPGWGVAGKTGTVQYDEGLTGSHPGWLRVAWFDGYTPNMVGSIYMGWNYDASSPAYHMTGAPSYQCSQIFGDIVQLAEQGRAPQTFQGATTPTSPNTNDPNAVTNLQATWNSTAGGVQLTWNSDLAGRAKFIISRADVAAGQNQSANGSNGSSNGSNASAGGTNGSASAPVQIGQTSNLTFTDTSVTVGSSYTYTVQAVDASTGQLIGHPATITLSVNASGQNPANGSGGTGGANNGASGSGGGVGGPGTGNTVGNGTTGNGTGGGSGTGTGTGSGAGTGTGNTTSGGGNGGTGSGGSGNSTGAGTGTGPGAGGTTNGMGQ; this is encoded by the coding sequence GTGACCAAAAAAAAGCCAGCAAGACCAGGAAAACCAGCAAGCTCAAGTCGATCCGGTCGAAATGGATCGGCGAGGTCAGGGAAAGCCGCTGCGTCACAGAGAAAATTCTCGAAATACCTTATACGCGTTCTACTGTTGTTCGTTGCAGCGACAGCTATCTTTGTCGGTGTGTTTACGGCACTCGTCGAGTTGACGCCGTTTGACGCATCAAAGCTCACACCGTCAAACACACCGACGGTGATTTACGACAAATACGGGCACCAATATGCAACCATCGCTGCACCTGGCGGATCGGATGTACCGTACTCTGACATTCCGCAGAACCTGCAAAACGCGGTTGTGGCGACAGAAGATCACACGTTTTGGAACAGTTCCAGCATCAACGTCAAAGGCATCCTGCGCGCTGCCTTCGTTGACCTGTGGAGCGGGCACCTTGCGCAAGGCGGTAGTACCATCCAAGAGCAGTTGGCCAAGATTGTATATTTGACAGACAAGAAGACGTTCAGCCGCAAATTTAATCAGATTCTGCTCGGTGTGCAAATCAATCGCTATTTCAGCAAACAGGACATCCTCGCAATGTATCTCAATCGGGTCTACCTCGGCGAAGGCACCACGGGCGTGAAAGAGGCAGCGCTGAAGTACTTCGGGATTGACTTGTCAAAGAGCCCGCACAAATTGACTTTGGCGCAAGCAGCGTTGCTGGCTGGACTGCCTCAGGCACCCAGCGCGTACGATCCGCTGCAACACCCACACGCCGCCATGACCAGACGGAATCAGGTCCTTGAGAACATGGCGAAATACGGCTACATCACAGAAGCAACAGCGAAGGCGACCGAGAAGTTGCCGCTTGGCGTCTCGTCACATCCCTTACCTGGGGACATATGGACACAGCATCCGCTGTTTGCCCAGTTTTTGATGGATTACGCGGATAAAAACGGCATCAACAGCCAGTTACTGACCCAAGGCGGCCTCAAGGTCTACACCACCATTGATCCGCAAGTGGAGTCGGCGATTGAACAGGTGTTTCAACATGGGTCCCACTTTGCAACGCCGGTCAACGGGGAGCCTGTGCCTGCCGCTGCAGTCTTTGTCGATCCGTCGACAGGCGGCATCATCGGCGCCGCCGGTGCACGGAATGCAACGGCGGCACGGGGGCTGGACCGCGCGTACGAGAACGCACAACCGGGATCGTCCATCAAACCAATCCTGGAGTACGGCCCGGCAATCGAGAACGGCACCATCACGCCGAACTCCATTCTTGACAACCAGCCGCATAATTTTGGCGGTGGATACTTCCCGCACAATGACGAACCGAATCAACCGACTCAAGTGACCGCGCGATACGCACTTGCTCATTCAGAGAATGTCGCAGCCGTTTCGCTGCTGCAGAAGATAGGTATTCCAACCGGTGTTCGATTCGCGGAACAGGACGGTATCCAGTTTACGGCGAAAGATCAGACACACCTTGGCATTGCTATTGGCGGTATGCAAAACGGTGTCAACGCGGTGCAGATGGCACAGGCCTACGAGGCGTTTGATAATCAGGGGATTCAGCAGCAAGCGCACTTGATTAGCCGCATCGTCAATCCGACTGGCCAGGAGATTTATGCGTTTCACCCGGCGGCGAAGCGCATCATGTCCCCTCAAACGGCGGCCACGATGACCAGCATGATGCAAGACGTGGTCTACTACGGGACAGGTACCGGCGCTGCAGTGCCGGGTTGGGGCGTGGCTGGAAAAACAGGGACGGTGCAGTATGACGAGGGCCTCACCGGATCGCACCCAGGGTGGTTGCGGGTAGCCTGGTTTGACGGCTATACGCCAAATATGGTGGGTTCCATTTATATGGGCTGGAACTACGACGCATCCTCACCGGCGTATCACATGACCGGCGCACCGTCGTACCAGTGCTCGCAGATTTTTGGCGACATTGTGCAACTAGCGGAACAGGGGCGGGCACCGCAAACCTTCCAGGGTGCAACTACACCAACGTCGCCAAACACGAACGACCCGAATGCGGTCACAAACCTCCAGGCGACCTGGAATTCGACAGCTGGTGGCGTGCAGTTGACGTGGAACTCGGATTTGGCTGGGCGGGCCAAGTTCATTATCTCGCGGGCTGATGTGGCGGCGGGCCAGAACCAATCGGCGAATGGGTCGAACGGATCGTCTAATGGTTCGAACGCCTCTGCAGGCGGAACGAATGGCTCAGCGAGTGCACCGGTTCAAATCGGGCAAACGTCAAACCTGACGTTTACTGACACGTCTGTCACGGTGGGCAGCAGTTACACCTACACTGTACAGGCGGTGGATGCGTCGACAGGGCAACTGATTGGTCACCCCGCGACCATTACTTTGTCCGTTAACGCCAGTGGGCAGAACCCGGCGAATGGGAGCGGCGGTACAGGCGGCGCAAACAATGGGGCCTCAGGATCCGGTGGCGGTGTAGGGGGCCCTGGCACTGGAAACACGGTGGGTAACGGTACAACCGGGAACGGCACTGGTGGCGGCAGTGGAACTGGAACCGGAACCGGCTCTGGCGCCGGTACGGGTACGGGGAACACCACTAGCGGCGGAGGCAATGGCGGGACAGGCAGCGGCGGCAGCGGTAACAGCACCGGGGCGGGAACCGGCACAGGGCCCGGAGCCGGTGGTACAACCAACGGTATGGGGCAGTAG
- a CDS encoding sigma 54-interacting transcriptional regulator produces the protein MLIGIHIQDEAVRELVMNLARRQGWNIQCEESLPGGDIGSGATSNVGLDRAAVHSVQLVVTDSRCSIGKRTHRQQTVVLLPLRLQQEQSPSQRHTDRQDVQGEVKDTPDDAHVHVVSYTDADELVSRLTEIFDYVQLGLDYEANSSLFYRAAISYSHDGIICVDKAGVVHVFNRKASEVLGVPVESAIGRELVSFNPTAGLTRVLEQKEVEIEDVISINGRRVAANRAPIFVSGQLVGAISTFQDVTQLQRYEQTIRKRLSEGAFKAKVKLGDIVADSELTKSAVRYAYQCGQVDATVLITGESGTGKEMFAQGIHNASLRAKGPFVAVNCAALPETLLESELFGYDEGAFTGAQKGGKEGLFEIAHGGTLFLDEIGEVPVSFQTRLLRVLQEHEILRVGGRSTIPVDVRIVAATNQPLQRLVAEGKFRSDLFYRLFVLSLHVPPLRDRREDIPPLVSEFLKEFAVKYNKKNVHISAGAMQQLLHHDWPGNVRELRNIVERALIVTREHGEVTSTWVENALYTELDLTTRWPSAYHSSLSPHPPQESHSPHSPQPVHESRSPYSPYSPHSPHAPLWPSQARELRPEDKELVSIYERTHSVSACAEQLGVHRTTIWRRLKRLRAQGWLDGDISM, from the coding sequence GTGCTCATCGGAATTCACATTCAGGACGAAGCGGTGCGTGAACTTGTGATGAATCTCGCGCGTCGGCAAGGATGGAATATTCAATGTGAAGAGTCTTTGCCAGGAGGAGACATCGGATCGGGGGCGACGTCGAACGTTGGCTTGGATCGAGCAGCCGTTCACAGTGTTCAACTGGTGGTTACAGACAGTCGGTGTTCCATTGGCAAACGGACACACCGTCAGCAAACGGTTGTCCTTTTGCCTTTGAGGCTGCAGCAGGAACAGTCCCCTAGTCAAAGGCACACCGATAGACAGGATGTGCAAGGGGAAGTCAAAGACACCCCGGATGATGCACACGTCCATGTTGTCTCCTACACGGACGCCGATGAACTCGTGTCCCGCTTGACCGAAATATTCGACTACGTCCAACTGGGCCTCGATTATGAGGCAAACAGCTCGCTGTTTTACCGCGCGGCCATCAGCTACTCTCACGATGGAATTATTTGCGTAGACAAGGCCGGAGTTGTCCATGTTTTCAACCGTAAAGCGTCTGAGGTGCTTGGTGTTCCTGTGGAATCGGCCATTGGGCGCGAACTCGTATCGTTCAATCCCACAGCGGGCTTGACGCGTGTTCTGGAGCAAAAGGAGGTGGAGATAGAAGATGTCATCTCCATTAATGGCAGACGTGTTGCTGCGAACCGTGCTCCGATTTTCGTGAGTGGACAACTCGTCGGCGCCATCTCCACCTTTCAAGACGTTACGCAACTGCAGCGCTATGAACAAACCATCCGCAAGCGGCTGAGCGAAGGGGCATTTAAGGCAAAGGTTAAACTGGGAGATATCGTTGCCGACTCCGAACTTACGAAGAGCGCTGTCCGATATGCATATCAATGCGGTCAGGTGGATGCAACCGTCCTCATTACAGGTGAATCCGGGACAGGCAAAGAGATGTTCGCGCAAGGCATTCACAACGCCAGTCTTCGTGCAAAAGGCCCATTTGTCGCGGTAAACTGTGCAGCCTTGCCGGAAACATTGCTCGAAAGTGAACTGTTTGGCTATGACGAAGGTGCATTCACGGGGGCACAGAAGGGCGGCAAAGAAGGGTTATTTGAAATAGCGCACGGTGGAACATTGTTTCTCGATGAGATTGGCGAGGTCCCGGTGTCCTTCCAGACTCGATTGTTACGCGTGCTTCAGGAGCATGAAATTCTTCGTGTGGGAGGCCGTTCGACCATCCCCGTGGATGTGCGCATCGTTGCAGCGACCAACCAACCACTGCAACGACTTGTTGCCGAAGGCAAGTTTCGATCCGATTTGTTCTACCGCCTCTTTGTCCTCAGCTTGCATGTGCCGCCACTACGCGACAGACGCGAGGACATTCCGCCGCTGGTCAGTGAATTTCTGAAAGAGTTCGCGGTAAAGTACAACAAGAAAAATGTCCATATAAGTGCAGGAGCCATGCAACAACTGCTTCATCACGACTGGCCAGGGAATGTCCGTGAGCTTCGCAACATTGTCGAGCGGGCCCTGATTGTCACGCGCGAACATGGTGAGGTCACATCGACGTGGGTTGAGAATGCCCTGTATACGGAACTTGACCTAACCACGCGATGGCCCTCCGCCTATCACTCATCACTCTCGCCGCACCCACCTCAGGAGTCTCATTCTCCTCACTCGCCGCAACCAGTCCACGAGTCTCGCTCACCGTATTCACCGTATTCACCACACTCGCCGCACGCACCGCTCTGGCCGTCTCAAGCGCGTGAACTTCGTCCGGAGGACAAAGAGCTTGTATCTATTTACGAACGTACGCACAGCGTATCTGCATGCGCAGAACAACTGGGCGTTCACCGAACAACGATTTGGCGCAGATTAAAACGACTGAGGGCACAAGGTTGGTTAGACGGAGATATCTCGATGTGA
- a CDS encoding tartrate dehydrogenase produces the protein MHEYRIAVIGGDGIGPEVISEGIRVIDEVTHLLGSFSVEWTHLPWGCDYYLETGKMMPDNGLEVLRNFDAIYFGAVGAPTVPDNVSVWELILPIRHRFEQYVNYRPAKRLRGVPIPLRTNEDIDFVVVRENTEGEYANVGGLLHQSHPGELAIQTSVFTRSGVERVTRYALDLARSRRGHLTVATKSNAMNYSMPFWDRVVRDVAGEYPDVEVDLYHVDALTTYLVNRPHTLDVVLASNLFGDILTDLSAVLVGGLGIAPSANINPQRKYPSMFEPVHGSAPDIAGKGIANPIAAIWSGALMLEFLGEQEAADCIMAAVEQTLERGEASTPDFGGKSSTKDVGDAVHKYIKLSESYRISVYNSGPHLAGRETGNGKQRTSNIPE, from the coding sequence ATGCACGAGTATCGCATAGCGGTCATCGGCGGTGACGGCATCGGCCCCGAAGTGATATCCGAAGGCATTCGTGTGATTGACGAAGTCACGCACCTGCTAGGCAGTTTTTCCGTGGAGTGGACACACCTGCCTTGGGGCTGCGACTACTACCTGGAGACCGGCAAGATGATGCCAGACAACGGACTTGAAGTGTTGCGCAACTTTGACGCGATTTACTTTGGAGCTGTCGGCGCCCCCACCGTTCCGGACAATGTTTCCGTCTGGGAGCTGATTCTTCCCATTCGACATCGCTTCGAGCAGTATGTGAACTACCGCCCGGCGAAGCGCCTACGAGGCGTACCCATTCCACTTCGGACCAATGAGGACATCGACTTTGTGGTTGTCCGCGAAAATACTGAAGGAGAGTACGCGAACGTCGGCGGGTTGCTGCACCAGAGTCATCCTGGGGAGCTTGCCATTCAGACAAGTGTCTTCACCCGATCCGGTGTGGAACGCGTTACGAGATACGCGCTCGATTTAGCGAGATCGAGGAGGGGACATTTGACGGTGGCCACAAAGTCCAACGCCATGAACTACTCGATGCCATTTTGGGATAGGGTCGTCCGGGACGTAGCCGGCGAGTATCCGGATGTCGAAGTGGATTTGTATCATGTCGACGCACTGACGACGTATTTGGTCAATCGCCCGCATACGCTCGACGTCGTACTGGCGTCGAACCTGTTTGGCGACATCTTAACGGATCTCAGTGCCGTGCTGGTCGGTGGGCTTGGGATTGCGCCTTCTGCGAACATCAATCCGCAACGGAAGTACCCTTCGATGTTCGAACCGGTACACGGGTCTGCACCCGACATTGCTGGCAAAGGCATTGCCAATCCGATTGCAGCCATCTGGAGCGGAGCGTTGATGTTGGAGTTTCTAGGCGAACAGGAGGCGGCAGACTGCATTATGGCGGCCGTTGAACAGACATTAGAGCGGGGGGAGGCCTCGACACCCGACTTCGGAGGAAAATCTTCGACAAAGGACGTTGGGGATGCCGTCCATAAATATATTAAATTATCAGAATCATATAGAATATCTGTATATAATTCTGGGCCACATCTGGCAGGACGCGAGACAGGCAACGGCAAGCAGCGGACAAGTAATATACCAGAGTAA
- a CDS encoding aldehyde dehydrogenase family protein gives MFIDGQWMNGDSVQVTDKYTGDVLGTLAEATPSQVDAAINAADVSFRERPLSSFERYEILLKMSAWIRRHESELIQLLIAEVGKTYKDTKVEVDRAYHTYLLSAEEAKRIGGEVLPLSSIPGAESKTGFAARFPKGVIGAITPFNYPFLLASHKIAPAIASGNTIVIKPAPNTPFSTVRMVQGLHECGLPEGHVQVIQGGPGAGDALLANPKIQMYTFTGSARIGQYIKEHSGLRPVVLELGNSSPNIVCNDADLHLAALRCGARAFTAAGQACISVQRILVQDGCWDAFLPKFLNVVTNLKVGNPYQPDTDVGPMISEREAIRAEQWVAEAVNAGAQVLCGNERNGAFFQPTVLVNAPIDSKVCREEVFAPVAVLIPFKDIDEAIAIANDTPYGLHAGLFTQSMPNIMKAWRELVYGGVIVNDTSTFRSDLAPYGGLKNSGLGKEGPRYAIESMTHLKVLVIDEAQL, from the coding sequence ATGTTCATTGACGGCCAGTGGATGAATGGGGATTCTGTGCAGGTCACTGACAAGTACACAGGTGACGTGTTGGGCACGCTGGCAGAAGCAACCCCTTCACAGGTGGATGCTGCCATCAACGCCGCCGACGTGTCGTTTCGTGAGCGGCCGTTATCTTCCTTTGAACGCTATGAAATCTTGCTGAAGATGAGTGCGTGGATCCGCAGGCACGAGTCTGAACTCATTCAATTGCTCATTGCCGAGGTTGGCAAGACCTATAAGGATACAAAGGTGGAAGTCGACAGAGCCTACCATACTTATCTGTTGTCTGCCGAGGAAGCAAAACGCATCGGCGGTGAGGTTCTGCCCTTGTCGAGCATCCCCGGTGCCGAGAGCAAAACGGGGTTTGCTGCCCGGTTTCCGAAAGGGGTCATCGGCGCCATTACACCTTTCAACTATCCATTTTTGCTGGCCTCTCACAAGATTGCCCCGGCGATTGCATCCGGGAACACCATTGTCATCAAGCCAGCACCAAATACGCCGTTCAGCACGGTGCGGATGGTCCAGGGTCTGCACGAGTGCGGTCTGCCGGAGGGTCACGTGCAGGTGATTCAGGGCGGTCCAGGAGCGGGCGATGCCCTCCTCGCAAACCCGAAGATTCAGATGTACACCTTCACTGGAAGCGCCCGAATTGGTCAGTACATCAAAGAACACTCGGGACTGCGCCCTGTCGTGCTCGAGCTTGGCAACAGTTCACCGAACATCGTCTGCAACGATGCCGATTTGCATCTCGCGGCACTCCGCTGCGGCGCACGGGCATTCACTGCTGCGGGTCAGGCGTGTATCTCCGTCCAGCGAATCTTGGTTCAAGACGGATGTTGGGATGCATTTCTACCGAAGTTCCTGAATGTCGTCACAAACCTGAAAGTCGGCAATCCCTACCAACCGGATACTGATGTCGGCCCCATGATTAGTGAGCGAGAAGCCATCCGTGCAGAACAGTGGGTCGCCGAAGCGGTTAACGCAGGTGCACAGGTCCTGTGCGGCAACGAGCGCAACGGCGCATTCTTCCAGCCAACGGTGCTCGTCAATGCTCCCATCGACAGTAAGGTCTGCCGCGAGGAGGTATTCGCACCGGTGGCTGTACTGATTCCCTTCAAAGACATCGACGAAGCCATTGCCATCGCCAACGATACACCGTATGGTCTGCACGCGGGGCTCTTCACCCAGTCGATGCCAAACATCATGAAGGCCTGGCGTGAACTCGTCTACGGTGGTGTCATTGTCAACGATACATCTACCTTCCGATCCGATTTGGCCCCATATGGCGGTCTGAAAAACAGCGGACTCGGCAAAGAGGGGCCACGCTACGCGATCGAGTCGATGACACATCTGAAGGTTCTGGTGATTGACGAAGCGCAGCTGTAG
- a CDS encoding SDR family oxidoreductase, translating into MRLQDKVAIITGAASGMGKATAELFAKEGAIVTVADLPSSPGEQVAAQITASGGKAVFVPVDVTDAGQVEGMVQRVVESFGTIDVLYNNAGLPMAFTPIEEVSDAYYDKMMAVNLKGVFLGSRMVVPVMKKAGHGVILNTASTAGVRPRPGLNVYAASKGGVIALTKSLALELAPYGIRVNAINPVATDTPMLNKFIGSGDIEEGREKFLSTIPMGRLAQPMDIAQAALFLASEDASLITGVHLEVDGGRCV; encoded by the coding sequence ATGCGTCTGCAAGACAAAGTTGCCATCATCACGGGTGCTGCTTCCGGCATGGGGAAGGCAACAGCTGAGTTGTTCGCCAAGGAGGGTGCGATTGTGACCGTGGCCGACCTGCCGAGTTCACCGGGCGAACAGGTCGCGGCCCAAATCACTGCAAGCGGCGGCAAGGCCGTTTTTGTTCCTGTCGACGTGACCGATGCCGGCCAAGTGGAGGGCATGGTGCAGCGCGTGGTCGAGTCTTTTGGGACCATCGATGTCCTCTACAACAACGCCGGTCTGCCGATGGCCTTCACGCCGATTGAGGAAGTCAGTGACGCATATTACGACAAGATGATGGCAGTCAACCTGAAGGGGGTCTTCCTCGGATCGCGGATGGTGGTGCCAGTCATGAAAAAGGCTGGGCACGGTGTCATCCTAAACACAGCGTCTACAGCGGGGGTCAGGCCGAGACCGGGGCTGAATGTATACGCCGCGTCGAAGGGCGGTGTGATTGCGCTGACAAAATCGCTTGCGCTCGAACTCGCACCGTACGGCATTCGTGTCAATGCCATCAACCCGGTTGCAACCGACACGCCGATGCTGAACAAGTTTATCGGCAGCGGTGATATTGAAGAGGGGCGGGAAAAGTTTCTCTCTACCATTCCAATGGGGCGCCTGGCACAGCCGATGGACATCGCACAGGCTGCACTGTTCTTGGCATCCGAGGACGCATCCCTCATCACCGGCGTCCATCTCGAGGTCGACGGTGGGAGATGCGTATGA
- a CDS encoding energy-coupling factor transporter ATPase: MKQRKPMVELQQVSFSYTLGGKQKIPVFQDISLTIYEGEYVAVIGHNGSGKSTLAKHLNGILIPESGVVLVDGMDTKDKEKKLDIRRRVGMVFQSPDNQLVATIVEDDVAFGLENLGVPQAQMKARVDEALQAVGMEAFRNRPPHFLSGGQKQRVAIAGILAMRPECLVLDEATSMLDTFGRKEILGVVRSLHQQGMTIVTITHHMSEVAEVDRVIVMEAGKVVLEGTPREIFAQHEVLEQLQLDIPESNQIARAVHEVVPQFRADLISRTEVIDEVERLMQVERRMGARA; encoded by the coding sequence ATGAAACAGAGAAAGCCGATGGTCGAGTTACAACAGGTTTCGTTCTCTTACACGCTCGGTGGCAAGCAGAAAATCCCGGTGTTTCAGGACATCTCGCTGACCATCTACGAGGGAGAGTACGTAGCCGTCATCGGCCACAACGGATCGGGCAAGTCTACACTCGCCAAGCACCTAAACGGCATTCTGATTCCAGAGTCTGGCGTGGTCCTCGTGGATGGGATGGACACAAAGGACAAGGAGAAAAAGCTCGACATCCGGCGGCGCGTCGGGATGGTGTTCCAATCCCCGGACAATCAGCTCGTAGCAACGATTGTGGAAGACGACGTGGCTTTTGGCCTCGAGAACCTCGGCGTCCCACAGGCACAGATGAAAGCCAGAGTAGACGAAGCGTTGCAGGCTGTCGGCATGGAGGCATTTCGCAACCGCCCGCCGCACTTTCTCTCTGGCGGCCAGAAACAGCGAGTGGCGATTGCGGGCATCCTCGCGATGCGGCCGGAGTGCTTGGTGCTTGATGAGGCGACGAGTATGCTTGACACCTTCGGTCGCAAGGAGATCCTTGGCGTGGTACGGAGCCTTCATCAGCAGGGGATGACGATTGTCACCATCACACATCACATGTCGGAAGTGGCCGAGGTGGACCGGGTCATCGTCATGGAAGCCGGCAAGGTGGTGCTCGAAGGCACACCGCGTGAGATCTTTGCGCAGCACGAGGTGTTGGAGCAACTGCAACTCGACATCCCGGAATCGAATCAGATTGCGAGGGCGGTCCACGAAGTAGTCCCACAGTTTCGAGCCGACCTTATCTCCCGGACAGAGGTCATCGACGAGGTAGAGCGGTTGATGCAAGTGGAACGGCGGATGGGGGCGAGAGCATGA
- a CDS encoding energy-coupling factor transporter ATPase, giving the protein MSIIEVKGLEHTYLAGTPLSHHALKGIDIRIDEGECVAIIGHTGSGKSTLIQHFNGLSIPQTGTVVIDGVNLANAKVDRKAVRRKVGLVFQNPEDQIFEKIIGDDIAYGPIKQGLPMKEVAQRVKWAMEVVGLDFHGMKDRETYALSGGQKRKVALAGVLSLRPKVLVLDEPTAGLDPKSRKDLLARIKALNEEQGMTVVFVSHNMEEVAYLAKRVYVMADGNVVYTGTPRELFASIEELTQYEVGAPEGVEILRRLKDSGYRVELGPFQVPEVAAQITDILTGREVS; this is encoded by the coding sequence ATGAGCATCATCGAAGTCAAAGGGCTTGAACATACCTATCTCGCGGGGACACCGCTGTCGCACCACGCGTTGAAGGGAATTGACATCCGTATCGACGAGGGAGAGTGCGTGGCTATCATTGGGCACACCGGATCGGGAAAATCCACCCTCATTCAACACTTCAACGGCCTGTCGATTCCGCAGACCGGAACGGTTGTCATCGACGGGGTTAACCTTGCAAACGCAAAGGTCGACCGCAAAGCGGTGCGCCGCAAAGTCGGGCTGGTGTTCCAGAACCCGGAGGACCAGATATTTGAGAAGATAATTGGCGATGACATCGCGTACGGGCCCATCAAACAGGGATTGCCGATGAAAGAGGTCGCGCAACGAGTGAAATGGGCGATGGAAGTGGTCGGACTCGACTTCCATGGCATGAAGGACCGCGAGACGTATGCCCTCAGCGGCGGGCAAAAGCGCAAAGTCGCCTTGGCCGGCGTACTGTCTTTGCGGCCGAAGGTGTTGGTGCTTGATGAGCCGACTGCGGGACTTGACCCGAAGTCACGCAAAGACCTCCTTGCCCGCATTAAGGCTTTGAATGAAGAGCAAGGCATGACGGTGGTTTTTGTTTCGCACAACATGGAAGAGGTCGCGTACCTGGCAAAGCGGGTCTATGTGATGGCTGATGGAAATGTGGTTTACACCGGTACACCGCGTGAGCTGTTTGCGTCGATTGAAGAGTTGACGCAGTACGAAGTGGGGGCTCCGGAAGGCGTAGAGATTTTACGCCGCCTGAAAGACAGCGGCTACAGGGTTGAACTCGGTCCGTTTCAAGTGCCGGAGGTTGCGGCACAAATCACCGACATTTTAACTGGCAGGGAGGTGAGTTAA
- a CDS encoding energy-coupling factor transporter transmembrane protein EcfT, with translation MAEFELTRNITIGQYVPANSFIHKWDPRYKLFTFCILILAMSFCGSYLANIIAVVFCTVLFPVSKIPMSYGMSGVKPAIPFIIVLALLQLLFYGGGVGHSGHVYWHSGFVTITSASVQMVVVSTMRFIEIIFVASVLTLSTSTTELTHATESLLRPLAKVKVPVHAFALILTIAVRFVPTFAMEMEKLMKAQASRGAEFGTGRWWNILQRTRDMFPLIIPLFNVALARAEDLVLAMEARGYVPAASRTAFRKYRGTAADAIALIVGLAFSAALLFLPYQF, from the coding sequence GTGGCAGAGTTCGAGCTCACGCGCAACATCACCATCGGGCAGTATGTGCCTGCGAACTCATTCATCCACAAGTGGGACCCGCGTTACAAGCTGTTCACGTTTTGTATCCTCATTTTGGCGATGTCATTCTGTGGGTCATACCTGGCAAACATCATTGCGGTCGTGTTTTGCACTGTCTTGTTCCCCGTCTCAAAGATTCCGATGTCCTACGGAATGTCCGGCGTCAAGCCAGCCATCCCGTTTATCATCGTCCTTGCCTTGTTGCAGTTGTTGTTCTACGGCGGCGGGGTCGGTCATAGCGGGCACGTGTACTGGCACTCTGGTTTCGTTACCATCACCAGCGCAAGTGTGCAGATGGTTGTGGTTTCGACGATGCGTTTCATCGAGATCATCTTCGTGGCCAGCGTACTGACCCTAAGTACCTCAACGACGGAACTAACGCATGCAACGGAATCGTTGCTGCGACCGCTCGCAAAAGTAAAAGTGCCGGTCCATGCATTTGCGCTCATTCTGACCATTGCTGTGCGCTTTGTGCCGACCTTTGCCATGGAGATGGAGAAGCTAATGAAAGCTCAGGCATCGCGCGGCGCAGAGTTTGGCACCGGTCGATGGTGGAACATTCTGCAGCGGACGCGGGATATGTTCCCGCTCATTATTCCGCTCTTTAACGTGGCCCTGGCTAGGGCGGAAGACCTCGTGCTTGCGATGGAGGCGCGCGGTTACGTCCCGGCGGCATCCCGAACCGCGTTTCGCAAATATCGCGGTACGGCGGCTGATGCCATCGCATTGATTGTCGGACTTGCGTTCTCGGCGGCACTCTTGTTCTTACCGTATCAATTTTAA